The nucleotide window GAGGCGGACCATCGCCATCTCCGAGGAGTTGTCGGCCATGAGCCCATTGTCTCCGACCTCCTGGTCAACGACCATCGGCACGATCGGGGCGTAGAGCCGCACTCCGGACAGAGCGCCGATCACCTGCTGGTGTGCTGCAGGGTCCAGGGGCGATTGCGCGACCTGGTTCATCGCCTCGAGGAGTGCCGCGTCGGCCAGACCGGAGTCGCCGGAGAACGGGTTGGGTTTGAGGTCCCGACCGGCCCATGCCTGCCCGGCGGAGTCCGTGGGTCCACCGGTTCCGGCGTGAGCGTCTGCCGGTCCGTGGGTGTGGTCGTCTCCGTGCGAGTGCGTGCTCACCGGATCACCGTCCTGCGACGTCGAGGGCTTCTTCCAGGGTGAACTTGCCGGCGTAGAGGGCCTTGCCCACGATCGCGGAGTCGACGCCGAAGGGCACGAGCTCGCGCAGGGCGCGCAGGTCATCGAGGCTCGAGACACCTCCGGAGGCGACGATCGGGGCGTCGGTCTTCTCAGCCAGGGACTTGAGCAGTTCGACGTTCGGCCCCTGCAGGGTGCCGTCCTTGCGCACATCGGTGACGACGTAGCGGGAGCAGCCGGCAGCTTCGAGGGTGTTGAGGACTTCGTAGAGATCTCCTCCGTCCTTCGTCCAGCCGCGAGCTGCCAGGGTGGTGCCGCGCACGTCGAGGCCGATGGCGACCTGGTCGCCGAAGCGGGAGATCATCTCGGCGGTCCACTCCGGGTTCTCCAGAGCGGCGGTGCCGATGTTCACGCGCTCGGCACCGGTGTCGAGCGCGCGTTCGAGGCTCTCGGTGTCACGGATGCCGCCGGAGAGTTCGACCTTGATGCCGACGGCCTTGACGACCTGGTTGAGCAGGTCCGAGTTCGAACCGCGACCGAAGGCGGCGTCGAGGTCGACGAGGTGGATCCACTCCGCTCCCCTGTTCTCGAAGTCCTGAGCCGCGTCGATGGGTGAGCCGTAGTCGGTTTCGGTGCCGGCTTCACCCTGGACGAGGCGGACGGCCTTGCCGTCGGCGACGTCGACTGCGGGAAGGAGGACGAGCTTGTTCGGGGTGTCTGTCATTGTGACCTTTCTGCGAAAGATACCGGGGTTTCGGGCAATGCTAGTCGGTGGGCTCGGTCAGGAGCTGAGCGGGCCGGTAGAGAACGTGTCGAGCCAGTTGCGCAGCAGCCGCGCTCCCGCCTCGGCGGACTTCTCGGGATGGAACTGTGCGGCCCAGGTCGAGCCGTCCTCGACGGCGGCGATGAAGTCGCTGCCGTGACGGGCTGTCGTGACCGTGGTCCCGGCAGGTGCCTGCGTCGCAGCATAGGAGTGGACGAAGTAGAAGCGCTCATCGCGGATTCCGGCGAACATCTGCGAGTCCTCCGGAGCGCTGATCTTGGACCATCCCATATGCGGGACGACCGGGGCGTTGAGGCCGGTGACGGCGCCCTCCCACAGGCCGATTCCCTCGGTCTTCACCCCGTGTTCCTCACCGCGGGCGAAGAACACCTGCAGGCCCACGCAGATGCCCAGCAGGGGACGGCCCTGTTCGTGGCGGGCGCGGATGAGTTCGACGCCTCCCACGTTCTCAAGCCCTCGCATCACGGCGGAGAAGGCCCCCACGCCGGGGACGAGGAGTCCGTCGGAGTCGTTGATGACGTCATGATCGGCAGTCAGCGTCACCTCGGCGCCGGCGGCGGCGACCGCGCGCACGGCGGAGCGGACGTTGCCTGCCCCGTAGTCGAGGACCGCGACCGTCGTCATCGTTTCGCTCCCTTGCTCAGCACGGACCAGATCCTCCACAGCGAGAAGCCGAGGACGATGGCGCCGAAGACGGCGACGACCCAGGCGACGGTGTTGCCGCCAAGCCCGAGTGCGATTCCGAAGGCGGTGACGAGTCCGGCGAGGACGGCGACGATGATCCACAGCAGCGCGGTGCGGGCCACGGCGGCACGGCCCGGTGTCATGGTGGCGGCGGAGGCCTGCAGCTTCGTCATCGAGTTCGTCGGGATGCTGCCTTCGACGTCCTCGGCGGCGACGGTCTCGAGCAGGAGACCCTCGAGCACATCGGGCAGGTTCTTCAGTGCCAGGCCCGCGGGAACATCGGATTCGCGGTTGCCGTGACGATAGTGACCGGCGTCGATCTGCTCTTCGCTGCGGACGAGGAGGAGGACCTCATGCTTGCCCGCGAGCTTCGAGATCGCGGCGGCCGCCTCGTTGCCGGCCTGCACATCGGTGTCGGACAGGACGATCCCGGTGAACTCGCCGATCGGAACGATGGTGCCGTTGATGTTCGACAGCACGCAGGCCGCGGCCAGCTGCTGGGCGACCCCGAATGGGGTCACGACGACGGTGGTGCTCACAGGACTCCCTTGGTGCTGGGAACGGAATTGCTGCGGGGGTCTTCTTCTACGGCTTCGCGCAGGGCACGGGCGAAGGCCTTGAACTGGGCTTCGACGATGTGGTGCGGGTCGCGGCCGCGCACGAGGTCGAGGTGGACGGTCAGTCCTCCGTGGAAGGCGATGGATTCGAGCGAGTGGGAGGTCATCGACCCGGTGAAGTGCCCGCCGATGAGGTGGTACTGCTGGCCTTCGGGTTCGCCTTCGTGGACGAAGTAGGGGCGACCGGAGACGTCGACGACGCACTGGGTTAGAGCCTCGTCGAGGGGGACGGCGGCGAAGCCATAGCGGCGGATGCCGACCTTGTCGCCGAGCGCTTCGCGCAGGGTCTGACCGAGCACGATCGAGGTGTCCTCGACCGTGTGGTGGACGTCGATGTGCGTATCGCCGGTGGCGGTGACGTCGAGGTCGATCATCGAGTGCTTCGACAGGGCAGTGAGCATATGGTCGAAGAACGGCACGCTGGTCGAGATGTTCGAAGTGCCGGTGCCGTCGAGATTGACGGACACGGACACCGTGGACTCAGACGTGGTGCGTGAGTTCTGGGCCTGCCTCATGGGGTGCCTTTCGTCGGGGCGGAGGATGACGGGGGTGTGGATGTTGGTCGTTCGGCGAGGATGTCCGGGGACTCCGCGAGGATGTCGTCGATCGCGGTCAGGAACGCGTCGGTCTCCTCTTCGGTGCCGGCATTGACTCGGGCGTGGCCGGCGATGCCGATGTCGCGGACGAGCACACCGCGGTCGAGCAGCTTCTGCCACAGGTCTGCCGGTGAGGAGATGTTGCCGAAGAGCACGAAGTTCGAATCGCTGTCGTGGACGGTGAAGCCCGCGGCGGCGAGGTGGGTCGACATCCGGTTGCGGGAGTCGATGAGTCTGTCGACGTTGCCCAGCAGCACGTCTGCGTGTTCGAGTGCGGTGCAGGCGAGGACCTGCGTGATCTCGGACAGGTGGTAGGGCAGTCGGACGAGGCGGAGGGTGTCGATGAGTTCGGGAGCGGCGATCGCGTAGCCCAAGCGCAGTCCCGCGCAGGCGAAGGCCTTGCTCATGGTGCGGGAGACGACGAGGCGGGGGCGCCCTTCCAGCAGGGTCATCGCCGATGACTTGGCCGGGCGGGAGAATTCCGCATAGGCCTCATCAACGATGACGATGCCCGAACAGTTCTCGTAAGCGGCTTCGATGACGTCGAGTCCGATCGAGGTGCCTGTCGGGTTGTTCGGGGTGCAGAGGAAGACGATGTCGGGGTTGGCCGCAGCGACCTCAGCGGCGACGGTCTCGGCGTCGAGGGTGAAGTCGTCCTTGCGGTCGACGTGCTGCCACTGTGCGCCGGTGCCCGTCGTGATGAGCGGGTGCATCGAGTACGAAGGGGTGAAACCGAGCACTGTGCGCCCGGGCCCGCCGAAGGCCTGGACGATGTGGCTGAGGACTTCGTTCGACCCGTTCGCCGCCCAGATCATCGAAGGATCGAGCGCGACGGTGTCTCCTGCGCGTTCGTTGACCCCATTCAGGTAGGTGACGAAGTGTTCGCGCAGTGCGGTGAACTCACGATCCGGATAGCGATTGAGTCCGGCGAAGTGATCATTGACGGCAGCGCGCATGCTGTCGACGACGACCCCGGGGAGAGGATAGGCGTTCTCATTGACGTTGAGCTGGACCGGCACGTCGAGGTGCGGAGCCCCATAGGGCTTGAGTCCGGCAAGGTCAGAACGCACTGGCAGAGATTCGATATTTCCCACGCGAACAGTCTACCGAGACACGGCAGCTGACCGGGCGGCGGGTCGGGCCGCGAGACGCACCGAGGCGGCTCTGTCAGGCCACGGCCTCCGACCACCCCACCGCAGAGTATCCGGCAGTCCCTCGATCACATGGTCGACAGCCTCACCGTCGGGGTGGCCAGCGACCTCATCGTCGGGTGACCGGCCGAACCCGGCCGGCCCTCAGCGGACGGGGACGTCGAGGGTCTGGCCGGGGTGGACGGTCGGGGTCGACAGATGGTTGATCTCGACGATATCGGCCACGACATCGCGGGTGTCGCGGTCGATCCCGAGGTTCGAGGCCACGGTCCACAGGGACTCGCCCTCACCGACGACGACCGCCTCGGCGTCGATGCCGATGCTGTCAGATTCCGGTTCGGCGACCGCCGCGGCCGAGAACGACTGGGTGGCGAGGAGGAGCGCTCCGCCGATGACGACGAGAGCAATGAGCAGGGTCCGAAGAAGGCGAACCGCCTGGCGTCCACGAGTGGTCAGGCGCAGCCCGGTGTTCTGTGCAGACATCGCATTACCTCTTTCATTCGTACGATTCCACCAGTAATCGGTAGAACGTCTGTTCTATTCAACATGCCAATCGAACAAATGTCCAGTCCAACTCGAACATCTATGCGACAATGAGAGGGAACCAGCGTTGTTGATTGGTCTGTCAGAACCATCTCAGTCGGCACTGACACGAGATTCTCCGCAGCGGAGTTCAGGGTGATCAGCGGCAGGGAATAGAACGAAGGGGAACGAGCAATGGTTCAGAACAAACGAGGCAGAGGACGGCCTCGCAACGAAGATGTTGCCAGCGAGATCGCTGCCGCCCGCAGCGACGACGAAGAGATCCAGATCCCTGAGGGTTCGACCGGCGAAGGCGACTTCCGCCTCACCCCACGCCAGCGTCTCGTGCTCGAGACCATCGAACGTGCCGTCGTGACCAACGGCTACCCGCCGAGCATGCGTGAGATCGGCAAGGCCGCCGGACTCGCCTCACTCTCGAGCGTCGCCCACCAGCTCTCCCAACTCGAACGTCTCGGCTACGTTCGTCGCGACCCGAAGCGCCCGCGCGCCATCGAGGTCGTCAATCCGTTCGAAGAGGAAGAGGCGGAGCGCGCGAAGTACGAGGAGCTTGCCAACAACACTGTGCAGGTTCCCGTCGTCGGACGCATCGCCGCCGGTGGTCCGATCCTGGCCGAACAGGAAGTCGACGACGTCTTCTCGCTGCCGACCCAGGTCGTCGGCTCGGGTGAGATGTTCCTGCTCAAGGTCGTCGGTGATTCGATGATCGAAGCCGCCATCTGCCACGACGACTGGGTGGTCGTGCGCAAGCAGCACACCGCGGACAACGGTCAGATCGTCGCCGCCCTGCTCGACGGCGAGGCGACGGTGAAGACGCTCAAGCGCAAGGCCGGCGAGCAGTGGCTGATGCCGCAGAACGAGAACTACGAACCGATCGACGGCACCTACGCGCAGATCATGGGTCTCGTCGTCGCGGTCATCCGCCGCCTCTGATCAAGGGCCTGTGCCGCTGATCGGAGACCCGACGCCTCTGATCGGCAACCAGCCGCCTGTGATTAGAACCCTGCGCCGCTGAGCACAAGCACCCACGACAGACAACGCCCGCGACCATCTCGGTCGCGGGCGTTGTCGTCAGTCTTCGTCGGTTTCGGTCAGCCCTCATCGGTTTCGGCGAGACGGGCCAGGCTGGTGCGGACGAGCTGAGCGTTTGTCGTCGGCCACATCCGCGGCATCGAGTTGACGAGGAATCCGGCGTACCGCGCCGAGCGCAGCCGTGAGTCGAGCACTGCCACCACTCCCCTGTCATCGGTCGAACGGATGAGACGCCCGGCCCCCTGTGCCAATCGCAGAGCGGCATGAGTGGCGGACACGGCCATGAAACCGTTGACTCCGCGCTGATCGGCGTCCCTGGCGCGGGCCTGCATGAGCGGGTCGTCGGGGCGCGGGAACGGCAGCCGGTCGATGATGACCAACCGGTTCGTCCGGCCCGGCACGTCGACGCCCTGCCACAGCGACATGGTGCCGAAGAGGCACGTCTGGTCGTCGGCGGTGAACTGGGAGACGAGGGCAGGCAGACCGTCGTCGCCTTGGAGAAGGATCGGGAAGTCGACCTTGTTCCGCAGGTGTTCGGCCGCGGCATTCGCCGCCGCGCGGGAGGAGAAGAGTCCCAGCGCCCCGCCGTTCGAGGCCTTGACGAGTTCCTCGAGTTCGGTGAGAGCCTCCTCGCTCAGCCCGCTGCGTCCGGGCTTGGGCAGGTGGGAGGCGACGTAGAGGATGCCCTGCTTCCCATAGTCGAAGGGTGAGCCGACGTCGAGGCTGTCCCACTTCGGAGCATCGGGTCCGAAGAGTCCCAAGGACGCTGCGACCGCATCGAAGTTCCCGCCCAGGGACAAGGTCGCCGAGGTGGCCACGACGGTGGATTCCTCGAAGATCCCATTGCGCATGGTTCCGGCTACGCTCAGGGGTGCAACGACGAGGTTCGTCGTCTCCTTCTCTCGGAAGGTCGAGCGTGACAGCCAGATGACGTCGTTCTTGCCCGGCTCGCAGAAGCGTTCGGCGAGTTCGAAGATCTCCTGACAGCGGGCCTTGGCCATCTGCCGGCCGGCGTCGGCGTCTTCGGTCTTGCCGCCGATGTCGTTGATGATCTGCCGCGCGGAGTCACGGATCTGCGCCAATGCCAGGCCGAGTGCCTCGCTCATGTGGAGGATGAGGCCTTCGGGCACCGAGGACTGGGCCCGTTCGAGGGCGGCTGCTGCGGAGTCGAGGAGAGCCACGACGCCGTCCTGGACGGTTGTATGTTTGCGCACCGAGCTCGTCGCGGCCGAGAGCATGGATGTATTGATCTGCCCGGACAGGGCGCTGGTCACCCGGTCTTTGAGTTCGTGGGCCTCGTCGATGATGATGACGTCGTGTTCGGGCAGCACGTTCGATTCGCCGAAGGCATCGATGGCCAGCAGGGCATGGTTGGTCACGACGATGTCCGCCTCGGCGGCTTTGTTCCGGGCGATCTCGGCGAAGCATTCGGTGAACAGGGGGCAGTTCGAGCCGAGGCAGTCGAAGGCGTTGACCGACACCTGTGACCAGGCGCGGTCACTGACGCCGGGCAGGAGGTCATCGCGGTCGCCGGTATCGGTGGTCTTCTCCCAGGTGCGGATCCGCTGGATCTCCTCCCCCAGGCCCGAACGTTCGGTGGGTCTGCGACCCGCCTCGGCGTCGGCACCGAGGTCGAAGAGCATCCCCTCACCTTCGTCGGGGTAGCCGCCGGAGAGCTTGTGCTTGCACACATAGTTCCGGCGTCCCTTGAGCAGCGCCGCCCGCGGCAGCGGATCGAGGTCCTTCTTCACAGCCTTGAACAGACGCGGGAGATCACGGTGGATGATCTGCGTCTGCAGAGCCAGGGTCGCCGTCGAGACGACGACCTTCCCGCCGGTGCGGGTGACGTACTCGGCCGCGGGCACGAGGTAGGCCAGGGACTTTCCCGTTCCGGTGCCGGCCTGCACAAGGAGGTGGATGCCCTTGTCCACCGCCGAAGCGACCGCTTGGGCCATCTCCTGCTGACCTTCACGCGGCGATCCGCCGATGGCCCCGACGGCGGATTCGAGGAGGTCGTCGACGGCTTTCACTCGTCGATGACCAGGTCCGGACGCTGGAATTCACGCAGCTCATCGACGATTTCAGCGGGCACCTTCACCTGCAGGCTCGTGCCTTCGACTCCGTGGGATTCGTGTTCGACGGTGCCCAGGGCGTAGATCTTCGAGACGAGGTCACCGCGGTCATAGGGAATGAGCACCGTCATGTCGATGTCCGGGGCGGGAAGCCTCGATTCGATGGCGTCGACGAGGTCGTCGATGCCCTCCTTCGTCACGGCGGAGACGAACTGCGCGTCGGGGTACTCCGCGCGCAGACCGGTGATCACGGCCTCCTCGGCGAGGTCTGACTTGTTGAACACGAGGAGTTCGGGGATGTCCCCGGTCTCGACATCCTTGAGGACATCGCGGACCGCGTGGATCTGCCCGTGCGGGTCCGGGTGGGAGGCGTCGACGACGTGGAGGAGCAGGTCCGAACCGGCGGCCTCCTCCAGGGTCGAGCGGAAGGCTTCGACGAGCTGGTGGGGCAGGTTGCGGACGAAGCCGACGGTGTCCGTGTAGGTGAAGGTGATGCCGTCGGCGGTCTTCGCCTGACGCACGGTCGGGTCGAGGGTGGCGAACAGCGCGTTCTGCACCATCACCTCGGCGTCGGTGAGCCTGTTGAGCAGGGAGGATTTGCCCGCGTTCGTGTATCCGACGATCGCGACGGACGGCACATGGTGGCGGGCGCGGTTCTTCCGCTTCGTCTCACGCGACGGCGCCATGGCGTTGATCTCGCGGCGCAGCTTGGACATGCGGGTGCGGATGCGGCGGCGATCGAGTTCGATCTTCGTCTCACCGGGGCCGCGGGAGCCGATTCCGGCACCGCCGGCGACACGTCCACCGGCCTGCCTCGACAACGACTCACCCCAACCGCGCAGACGCGGCAGCAGGTATTCGAGTTGGGCCAGTTCGACCTGGGCCTTGCCTTCGCGGGATTTCGCGTGCTGGGCGAAGATGTCGAGGATGAGGGCGACGCGGTCGACGACCTTGACCTTGATGACGTCCTCGAGCCCGCGCCTCTGGCTGGGGGCGAGTTCGGAGTCGATGATCACGGTGTCGGCGCCGACAGCGGCGACGACCTCGGCGAGCTCGGCGGCTTTGCCCTTGCCGAGGTAGGTGCCCGGGTCCGGTTTGTCACGTCGTTGGATGAGGGCGTCGAGGACCTCGGAACCGGCGGTCTCGGCCAGTGCGGCGAGTTCGCGGATCGAGTTCTCGGCTTCGGCCTGGGTGGTGTTCCAGATGCCGGCGAGCACGACGCGTTCGAGTCGGACCTGCCGGTATTCGACCTCGGTGATGTCTTCGAGTTCGGTGGAGAGTCCGGCCACACGGGTGAGCGCCGCCCGCTCGGCGAGGTCGAACTGGTCGTCCTCGTGGGTGGTGTTGTGGTCGTCCAGGGCTTGGGCGCCTCGGGAGAGCACACGGTCGAGCATCGCGTTGCGACGCTCCTTGTCTTCAGACGTCATTCATTCCTTTGTTCTCTGCCGCCCGCACGAGACTGTTCGTGTGGGCGCTTTCATGCTGCGCACCGGCGGTGGCCAATCGCACCGACAGTGGTGTCCATCAATTCTCCCACAGCCGTCTAGACTGAAGTGGTGTCAGAGCACTATTTCACCGAATCGCCGAGCAGCGAGGCCAAGACCCGCGAGCTGCACCTCGATCTGGGCGGCCACGAAGTCACCGTCGAAACCGTATCAGGCACGTTCTCACCGACTCGCCTCGACCTCGGCACTGCTGTGCTGCTGCGGCATCTGCCTCAGCCGCCGGCCGGTAATGTCCTCGACCTCGGCTGCGGGTGGGGGCCGATCGCCCTGCACACGGCGTTGGAGGCCAAGGGCGCCGAGGTGGACGTGTCCGTGTGGGCTCTCGACGTGAACTCCCGGTCCCTGGAGACGACCGCGGCGAATGCGCGCCGGCTCGGACTCGATTCGATCCGTCCCGTCACCGCCGATGAGATCCCCGCTGACCTGGAATTCGCTGCCATCCGGTCCAATCCTCCGATCCGTATCGGCAAGGAGGCGCTGCACGAGCTGCTGGAGACGTGGCTGCCGCGTCTGGCACCGGGCGGTCGCGCCGACCTGGTCGTGTCGAAGAATCTCGGCGCCGATTCACTGCAGAAGTGGATCGCCCAGATGCTCGGCGACGGGTTCACCATCGAGCGCACGGGTTCGTCGAAGGGATTCCGCGTCCTCACCGTCCACCGCGGCTGAAGCGGGTTCGACAGACTTTCCCTCGCCGAGGTGGGGCTCAGATTCGCGAGCGAACCGCGTTCCCGGTTCGCCTCAACGTCAGCTGATGGTGCCGCTGGCGACGAGGACCGCTGGTCCGGCGAGGCTGACGCGTCCGCTGGTGTCCTCAGGGTTCGGGTCGATTTCGATGCGCAGCTGACCTCCGGGAACATCGACCCGCCACTGCAGCGGTGACTTCTCGCCTGCCCAGTGGTGGGCGGCGATGGCGGCGGCACAGGCTCCGGTGCCGCAGGAGCGGGTCTCACCGACTCCGCGTTCGAAGACGCGCATGCGCAGGGCACCCTCTCCCCCGGCCACATCGGAGCGGGCGGGTTCCATGACGATGAATTCGACGTTCGAGCCCTGTGGGGGCACCGGGTCGAGGACAGGGGCGTCGCGCAGATCGGCGGCGTCGAGCTCGGAGTGTTCGGCCAGTGCGACGACCGTGTGCGGGTTGCCGGTGGCCACGCGCAGTCCGGGACGGGCCACTTCGATGCCGCCGGTGTCGACGAGCACCGAACTCGACGGGTCGAGCGACCATTCGCCCATGTCGATCGTGTACCAGGCGTCGCTGGCCGATCCTGGTCCGGAGGTGCCGGTGCCGACAACGTCATCGCCGGTCTGCACGCCGAGTGCCGGGTTGAGGGTGGTGCGCACGGTTTTGATGCCGTCGCGGGTGCCGACGAGGATGTCGCGGGCGTCTGCCGGGACGCGACCGCTGGTCACGAGGGCGTGAGCGAAGACGCGCACACCGTTGCCGCACATCTCGGACAGGCTGCCGTCGTTGTTGTAGTAGTCCATGAACCATTCGGCTCCGGCTTCGGCCTGTTCGGCGGCTCCCGGGATGCCGCTGGCGGCCGAGCGGACGATGCGGATGATGCCGTCGGCGCCGAGCCCGGCCCGCCGATCGGCCAAGGTGGCCACGGTCTCCGGGTGCATCTCGAGTTCGCTGTCGTCGTCGGAGATGAGGACGAAGTCATTCTGCGTGCCGTGTCCTTTGAGGAAGGCGGCATCGGTCCAGGCGGCGAACGGGGTATCCGGAGTGCTCATGACACCATCCTATCGGTGGGCGTCCGTGACCGGATACAGTCTCCGGTCAGGAGTCTGCGGTCCCGGAGCTGACCGCCGGGAGCTGTTCAGGACTCGGCGAGGATCTCGAGCGCGGCGGCCAGATTCGCCCCCGCGTCGGCGGCGCTGCCATCGATCCAGCGGATGCGCGGATCACGGCGGAACCAGGTGTCCTGACGGCGGGCGAACTGACGCGTCCTGATCGTCGTCTCTTCCTTCGCCTCGGCGGCGGTGAGCTCACCGTCGAGGTGCCGGCGGATCTGTGCGTACCCGATGGCCCGTGACGCGGTCTTTCCTTCGGCCAGGCCGTGGTCGAGCAGGTGCCGCACTTCGTCGACCCAGCCGTGCTCCCACATGAGTTCGACGCGGGTGGCGATGCGGTCGTGGAGAACAGGACGGTCCATGCTCAGCCCGAGGTGGATCGTCGGTTCGATCTCCTGATAGTCCGGCAGCTGAGCGCTGAAGGGCCGCCCGGTGAGCTCGATGACTTCGAGCGCGCGGGCGATGCGCCGCTGATCGTTCACGGTGATCTTCGCCGCTGCCTCCGGGTCGAGTTCCTGCAGCCTCATGTGCAGGCTCCACCGGTCGGCTGCGGCGGCTGCCTCGAGGCGGGCGCGGACATCCGGGTCCGTGCCGGGAAACTCCATATGGTCGACAGCGGCACGGACGTAGAGACCGGATCCGCCCACAAGGATGGGCCGGTGTCCACGTTTACGCACCTGCTCGATCGTGGTGCGTGCACTCACCTGGAAGTCCTGGACGTTCGCCTCTTCGGTCACGTCG belongs to Brevibacterium spongiae and includes:
- the priA gene encoding bifunctional 1-(5-phosphoribosyl)-5-((5-phosphoribosylamino)methylideneamino)imidazole-4-carboxamide isomerase/phosphoribosylanthranilate isomerase PriA; this encodes MTDTPNKLVLLPAVDVADGKAVRLVQGEAGTETDYGSPIDAAQDFENRGAEWIHLVDLDAAFGRGSNSDLLNQVVKAVGIKVELSGGIRDTESLERALDTGAERVNIGTAALENPEWTAEMISRFGDQVAIGLDVRGTTLAARGWTKDGGDLYEVLNTLEAAGCSRYVVTDVRKDGTLQGPNVELLKSLAEKTDAPIVASGGVSSLDDLRALRELVPFGVDSAIVGKALYAGKFTLEEALDVAGR
- the hisH gene encoding imidazole glycerol phosphate synthase subunit HisH, yielding MTTVAVLDYGAGNVRSAVRAVAAAGAEVTLTADHDVINDSDGLLVPGVGAFSAVMRGLENVGGVELIRARHEQGRPLLGICVGLQVFFARGEEHGVKTEGIGLWEGAVTGLNAPVVPHMGWSKISAPEDSQMFAGIRDERFYFVHSYAATQAPAGTTVTTARHGSDFIAAVEDGSTWAAQFHPEKSAEAGARLLRNWLDTFSTGPLSS
- the hisB gene encoding imidazoleglycerol-phosphate dehydratase HisB yields the protein MRQAQNSRTTSESTVSVSVNLDGTGTSNISTSVPFFDHMLTALSKHSMIDLDVTATGDTHIDVHHTVEDTSIVLGQTLREALGDKVGIRRYGFAAVPLDEALTQCVVDVSGRPYFVHEGEPEGQQYHLIGGHFTGSMTSHSLESIAFHGGLTVHLDLVRGRDPHHIVEAQFKAFARALREAVEEDPRSNSVPSTKGVL
- a CDS encoding histidinol-phosphate transaminase, which produces MGNIESLPVRSDLAGLKPYGAPHLDVPVQLNVNENAYPLPGVVVDSMRAAVNDHFAGLNRYPDREFTALREHFVTYLNGVNERAGDTVALDPSMIWAANGSNEVLSHIVQAFGGPGRTVLGFTPSYSMHPLITTGTGAQWQHVDRKDDFTLDAETVAAEVAAANPDIVFLCTPNNPTGTSIGLDVIEAAYENCSGIVIVDEAYAEFSRPAKSSAMTLLEGRPRLVVSRTMSKAFACAGLRLGYAIAAPELIDTLRLVRLPYHLSEITQVLACTALEHADVLLGNVDRLIDSRNRMSTHLAAAGFTVHDSDSNFVLFGNISSPADLWQKLLDRGVLVRDIGIAGHARVNAGTEEETDAFLTAIDDILAESPDILAERPTSTPPSSSAPTKGTP
- a CDS encoding LysM peptidoglycan-binding domain-containing protein — its product is MSAQNTGLRLTTRGRQAVRLLRTLLIALVVIGGALLLATQSFSAAAVAEPESDSIGIDAEAVVVGEGESLWTVASNLGIDRDTRDVVADIVEINHLSTPTVHPGQTLDVPVR
- the lexA gene encoding transcriptional repressor LexA — translated: MVQNKRGRGRPRNEDVASEIAAARSDDEEIQIPEGSTGEGDFRLTPRQRLVLETIERAVVTNGYPPSMREIGKAAGLASLSSVAHQLSQLERLGYVRRDPKRPRAIEVVNPFEEEEAERAKYEELANNTVQVPVVGRIAAGGPILAEQEVDDVFSLPTQVVGSGEMFLLKVVGDSMIEAAICHDDWVVVRKQHTADNGQIVAALLDGEATVKTLKRKAGEQWLMPQNENYEPIDGTYAQIMGLVVAVIRRL
- a CDS encoding ATP-dependent DNA helicase produces the protein MKAVDDLLESAVGAIGGSPREGQQEMAQAVASAVDKGIHLLVQAGTGTGKSLAYLVPAAEYVTRTGGKVVVSTATLALQTQIIHRDLPRLFKAVKKDLDPLPRAALLKGRRNYVCKHKLSGGYPDEGEGMLFDLGADAEAGRRPTERSGLGEEIQRIRTWEKTTDTGDRDDLLPGVSDRAWSQVSVNAFDCLGSNCPLFTECFAEIARNKAAEADIVVTNHALLAIDAFGESNVLPEHDVIIIDEAHELKDRVTSALSGQINTSMLSAATSSVRKHTTVQDGVVALLDSAAAALERAQSSVPEGLILHMSEALGLALAQIRDSARQIINDIGGKTEDADAGRQMAKARCQEIFELAERFCEPGKNDVIWLSRSTFREKETTNLVVAPLSVAGTMRNGIFEESTVVATSATLSLGGNFDAVAASLGLFGPDAPKWDSLDVGSPFDYGKQGILYVASHLPKPGRSGLSEEALTELEELVKASNGGALGLFSSRAAANAAAEHLRNKVDFPILLQGDDGLPALVSQFTADDQTCLFGTMSLWQGVDVPGRTNRLVIIDRLPFPRPDDPLMQARARDADQRGVNGFMAVSATHAALRLAQGAGRLIRSTDDRGVVAVLDSRLRSARYAGFLVNSMPRMWPTTNAQLVRTSLARLAETDEG
- the hflX gene encoding GTPase HflX, coding for MTSEDKERRNAMLDRVLSRGAQALDDHNTTHEDDQFDLAERAALTRVAGLSTELEDITEVEYRQVRLERVVLAGIWNTTQAEAENSIRELAALAETAGSEVLDALIQRRDKPDPGTYLGKGKAAELAEVVAAVGADTVIIDSELAPSQRRGLEDVIKVKVVDRVALILDIFAQHAKSREGKAQVELAQLEYLLPRLRGWGESLSRQAGGRVAGGAGIGSRGPGETKIELDRRRIRTRMSKLRREINAMAPSRETKRKNRARHHVPSVAIVGYTNAGKSSLLNRLTDAEVMVQNALFATLDPTVRQAKTADGITFTYTDTVGFVRNLPHQLVEAFRSTLEEAAGSDLLLHVVDASHPDPHGQIHAVRDVLKDVETGDIPELLVFNKSDLAEEAVITGLRAEYPDAQFVSAVTKEGIDDLVDAIESRLPAPDIDMTVLIPYDRGDLVSKIYALGTVEHESHGVEGTSLQVKVPAEIVDELREFQRPDLVIDE
- a CDS encoding class I SAM-dependent methyltransferase; translated protein: MSEHYFTESPSSEAKTRELHLDLGGHEVTVETVSGTFSPTRLDLGTAVLLRHLPQPPAGNVLDLGCGWGPIALHTALEAKGAEVDVSVWALDVNSRSLETTAANARRLGLDSIRPVTADEIPADLEFAAIRSNPPIRIGKEALHELLETWLPRLAPGGRADLVVSKNLGADSLQKWIAQMLGDGFTIERTGSSKGFRVLTVHRG
- the dapF gene encoding diaminopimelate epimerase; this translates as MSTPDTPFAAWTDAAFLKGHGTQNDFVLISDDDSELEMHPETVATLADRRAGLGADGIIRIVRSAASGIPGAAEQAEAGAEWFMDYYNNDGSLSEMCGNGVRVFAHALVTSGRVPADARDILVGTRDGIKTVRTTLNPALGVQTGDDVVGTGTSGPGSASDAWYTIDMGEWSLDPSSSVLVDTGGIEVARPGLRVATGNPHTVVALAEHSELDAADLRDAPVLDPVPPQGSNVEFIVMEPARSDVAGGEGALRMRVFERGVGETRSCGTGACAAAIAAHHWAGEKSPLQWRVDVPGGQLRIEIDPNPEDTSGRVSLAGPAVLVASGTIS